The Solibacillus sp. FSL W7-1436 genome window below encodes:
- the yycF gene encoding response regulator YycF, whose amino-acid sequence MDKTILVVDDEKPIADILQFNLIKEGYRVICAYDGDEALQRVEEEQPDLMLLDIMLPKRDGMEVCREVRKKYDFPIIMLTAKGSEIDKVLGLEMGADDYVTKPFSTRELIARVKANMRRLNVPAQIEEAQAETNDIVVGSLTIQPDAYLVLKRDDSIELTHREFELLHYLAKHIGQVMTREHLLQTVWGYDYFGDVRTVDVTIRRLREKIEDNPSHPLWIVTRRGVGYYLRNPEQE is encoded by the coding sequence ATGGATAAAACGATATTAGTTGTGGATGATGAAAAACCAATTGCAGACATTCTGCAGTTTAATTTAATAAAAGAAGGTTATCGCGTTATTTGTGCCTACGATGGGGACGAAGCGCTTCAAAGAGTAGAAGAGGAACAGCCGGATTTAATGTTGCTGGACATTATGCTACCTAAACGTGACGGCATGGAAGTATGTCGTGAAGTCCGTAAAAAATATGATTTCCCAATTATAATGCTAACGGCAAAAGGCTCGGAAATTGATAAAGTACTCGGATTGGAAATGGGTGCTGACGATTATGTAACAAAGCCGTTCAGTACACGTGAATTAATCGCCCGTGTAAAAGCGAATATGCGCCGATTAAATGTTCCTGCTCAAATAGAGGAGGCACAAGCGGAAACGAATGATATTGTAGTGGGCTCTTTAACGATTCAGCCAGATGCCTACTTAGTATTAAAGCGTGACGATTCAATTGAATTAACCCACCGTGAATTTGAATTACTGCACTATTTGGCAAAACATATTGGTCAAGTTATGACACGTGAGCATCTGCTGCAAACAGTATGGGGCTATGATTATTTCGGTGATGTACGGACAGTGGACGTAACAATCCGCCGTTTACGCGAAAAAATTGAAGATAATCCAAGTCATCCTTTATGGATTGTTACAAGACGAGGAGTCGGCTATTACTTACGAAACCCTGAACAGGAGTAA
- a CDS encoding peptidoglycan DD-metalloendopeptidase family protein — protein MSSKGNKLDLKKSNLSLMNRHNRKLKMAALFALLASTVTFNIGFANETDKEKFAKVFHVYVSDTYVGSVADEATVNEVIEQKEQEASEQYEDLTIDAGADISLIPEQVFTVDANEEQTLKNLHEAITVQAKAYSLKVGETVVASVKDREEFEAVIDGLKLQFVTQNDLKELQNNASKDSVPELQKDETRLVDLTLSTPITGDEVLAEPANIVSAKQAVQLLQTGALEQEVYTVKAGDVLGSIAKAHDLSTAELLKINPTLKADTVLQIGEQVNVTVQKPFVTVKAVYEKKKVEEIDFAKVVKEDATMLKGKKVVKQEGEKGKKEVSYLITEENGVRTERIQSEANVVSEPENRIVVVGTKVIPSVGTGTFAWPAVGGYISSNMGERWGRYHYGIDIARPSNYTIKAADNGIVKTAGKHSTYGNYVVINHKNGFETLYAHLSRIDVKVGQIVEQGSALGQMGSTGRSTGTHLHFEVHKNGKEVNPLSYLK, from the coding sequence ATGAGTTCAAAAGGAAACAAGTTAGACTTAAAAAAATCAAATCTAAGTCTAATGAATCGTCATAATAGAAAACTTAAAATGGCTGCATTATTTGCCTTACTTGCTTCTACCGTGACATTCAATATAGGTTTCGCGAATGAAACAGATAAAGAAAAATTCGCTAAAGTTTTCCACGTTTATGTATCTGATACATACGTAGGTAGTGTTGCAGATGAAGCAACAGTAAATGAGGTTATCGAACAAAAAGAGCAAGAGGCAAGCGAACAATATGAAGATTTAACAATTGACGCAGGCGCTGATATCTCACTTATCCCAGAGCAAGTATTTACAGTCGATGCTAATGAAGAGCAGACATTAAAAAACCTTCATGAGGCAATTACTGTTCAGGCAAAAGCCTACTCACTAAAAGTGGGAGAAACAGTCGTTGCATCAGTGAAGGATAGAGAAGAGTTTGAAGCTGTAATTGACGGATTAAAGCTTCAATTTGTGACACAAAATGATTTAAAAGAATTGCAAAACAATGCATCTAAAGATTCTGTACCCGAATTACAAAAGGATGAAACACGTCTGGTAGATCTTACATTATCTACTCCGATTACAGGAGATGAAGTGTTGGCCGAGCCGGCAAATATTGTTTCTGCTAAACAAGCGGTACAACTGTTACAAACAGGAGCATTGGAGCAAGAAGTATATACTGTAAAAGCAGGAGATGTGTTAGGTTCTATTGCAAAAGCACATGATTTATCAACTGCTGAATTATTAAAGATCAATCCTACGCTTAAAGCAGATACTGTCCTGCAAATTGGTGAACAAGTCAATGTAACTGTACAAAAACCATTTGTTACAGTAAAGGCTGTTTATGAAAAGAAAAAAGTAGAGGAAATCGACTTTGCGAAAGTTGTCAAAGAAGATGCAACAATGCTTAAAGGTAAAAAAGTAGTTAAGCAGGAAGGCGAAAAGGGCAAGAAAGAAGTTTCATATTTAATTACCGAAGAGAATGGTGTCCGTACGGAAAGAATACAGTCAGAGGCAAATGTAGTATCAGAGCCTGAAAACCGTATTGTAGTTGTCGGAACGAAAGTAATCCCTTCTGTTGGAACAGGAACTTTTGCTTGGCCGGCAGTGGGAGGCTATATATCAAGTAACATGGGAGAGCGTTGGGGACGTTATCACTACGGAATTGATATTGCCCGCCCATCAAATTATACGATAAAAGCAGCGGACAACGGCATCGTCAAAACTGCAGGCAAGCATTCAACATATGGAAATTATGTAGTGATTAACCATAAAAACGGTTTTGAAACGTTATATGCTCATTTATCTCGTATTGATGTAAAAGTTGGACAAATTGTGGAACAAGGCTCCGCTTTAGGACAAATGGGTTCAACAGGACGATCAACTGGAACACATTTACATTTTGAAGTTCATAAAAACGGTAAAGAAGTAAATCCGTTATCATATTTAAAATAA
- a CDS encoding adenylosuccinate synthase, with protein sequence MTAVVVVGTQWGDEGKGKITDFLSKRADAIARYAGGDNAGHTIKIGEETYKLHLIPSGIFYPDKLSVIGNGVVLNPKSIVTELKGLQARGIDTSNLRISNRAHVILPYHIYQDIVEEESRGDEKIGTTAKGIGPCYQDKVARIGIRVADLLDKETFEKKLRANLILKNRLFTKFYEVEGLQYDDIFEEYYAYGQEIAQYVTDTSKVLNDVIDEGGKVLFEGAQGIMLDVDQGTYPYVTSSNPVAGGTAIGSGVGPTAVERVVGVCKAYTSRVGDGPFPSELHDEIGQQIREVGREYGTTTGRPRRVGWFDSVVVRHSRRVSGITDLALNSIDVLSGLETVKICTAYEYNGEQITEYPANLEIIEQCKPVYEELPGWSEDITNVRAFDDLPENAKNYVQRIVELTGISLMTFSVGPSREQTNIVNEIWK encoded by the coding sequence ATGACAGCTGTAGTTGTAGTAGGTACGCAATGGGGAGATGAAGGAAAAGGTAAAATTACGGATTTCCTTTCAAAAAGAGCAGATGCAATCGCACGTTATGCTGGTGGAGATAACGCGGGACATACAATTAAAATTGGTGAAGAGACATATAAATTGCATTTAATCCCTTCAGGAATTTTTTATCCGGATAAACTTTCGGTTATAGGAAATGGTGTAGTTCTTAATCCAAAGTCAATTGTAACGGAATTAAAAGGACTGCAAGCTAGAGGAATTGATACTTCCAATTTAAGAATTTCCAACCGTGCACATGTTATTTTGCCATATCATATTTATCAGGATATCGTAGAGGAAGAGTCACGTGGTGATGAAAAAATAGGAACAACAGCAAAAGGTATTGGTCCATGCTACCAAGATAAAGTTGCGCGAATCGGAATCCGTGTAGCAGATCTTTTAGATAAAGAAACATTTGAAAAAAAATTACGTGCAAATCTAATATTAAAAAATCGTTTATTTACGAAGTTTTATGAAGTAGAAGGCTTACAATATGATGATATTTTCGAGGAATACTACGCATATGGTCAAGAAATTGCCCAATATGTAACGGATACATCAAAAGTACTGAATGATGTTATTGATGAAGGCGGTAAAGTGCTGTTTGAGGGTGCGCAAGGAATTATGCTTGATGTCGATCAGGGTACTTATCCATATGTAACATCTTCAAATCCAGTGGCAGGCGGTACAGCAATCGGATCAGGTGTAGGTCCAACAGCTGTAGAACGTGTTGTTGGTGTATGTAAAGCATATACATCCCGTGTTGGTGATGGCCCATTCCCATCTGAGCTTCATGATGAAATTGGCCAGCAAATTCGTGAAGTAGGCCGTGAATATGGTACAACAACAGGTCGCCCGCGTCGTGTTGGATGGTTTGACTCGGTTGTCGTTCGTCATTCGCGCCGAGTTTCGGGGATAACAGATCTGGCTTTAAACTCTATAGATGTATTATCAGGCCTTGAAACAGTTAAAATTTGTACAGCGTATGAATATAACGGCGAACAAATTACAGAATACCCGGCAAACCTGGAAATCATTGAACAATGTAAACCAGTCTATGAAGAACTGCCAGGTTGGTCAGAAGATATAACAAACGTTCGGGCATTTGATGACCTACCTGAAAATGCGAAAAATTACGTACAGCGTATTGTTGAGCTTACAGGTATTTCATTGATGACGTTCTCAGTTGGTCCTTCACGCGAGCAAACAAATATTGTAAATGAAATTTGGAAATAA
- the dnaB gene encoding replicative DNA helicase, with protein sequence MNESMMDRVPPHNSEAEQSVIGAVFLEPQALITASEIVVADDFYHIAHQKIFQTMLNLSDQGKAIDLVTVTEELSAKKELEDIGGLSYITELASAVPTAANIAHYAKIVEEKAILRRLIRVASKIADDGYTREDEVEVLLAEAEKKMLEVSNRKNAGDFKHVKDVLVQTFDNIEQLQSRDGDVTGIPTGFRDLDKMTAGFQRNDLIIVAARPSVGKTAFALNVAQSVAVKARENVAIFSLEMGADQLVMRMLCAEGNIDAQRLRTGALETEDWSKLTMAMGSLSNSGIYIDDSPGVRMTDIRAKCRRLAKESGLGMILIDYLQLILGSGKPGENRQQEVSEISRSLKGLARELKVPVIALSQLSRGVEQRQDKRPMMSDLRESGSIEQDADIVAFLYRDDYYDKESESKDIIEIIIAKQRNGPTGTVSLAFRKEYNKFLNLEFTPPPREE encoded by the coding sequence ATGAACGAATCCATGATGGACCGTGTTCCTCCGCATAATAGCGAAGCGGAACAATCGGTCATTGGAGCCGTATTCCTTGAACCACAAGCTCTAATAACAGCATCTGAAATTGTTGTAGCAGATGATTTTTATCATATTGCCCATCAAAAGATTTTCCAAACGATGCTGAACTTGAGTGATCAGGGAAAAGCAATTGATCTTGTCACTGTAACGGAAGAATTATCAGCAAAAAAAGAGCTCGAGGATATTGGCGGATTAAGCTATATTACTGAATTGGCAAGTGCAGTTCCGACAGCTGCCAATATCGCACATTACGCAAAGATAGTGGAGGAAAAGGCGATTTTACGTCGCCTTATTCGCGTTGCCTCTAAAATTGCGGATGACGGATATACACGGGAAGACGAGGTAGAGGTTCTTTTAGCCGAAGCTGAAAAGAAAATGCTTGAAGTTTCAAACCGTAAAAATGCGGGTGACTTTAAGCACGTAAAAGATGTACTCGTTCAAACATTTGATAATATTGAACAGCTTCAGTCACGTGACGGAGATGTGACAGGTATTCCTACCGGCTTCCGTGATTTGGACAAGATGACGGCCGGTTTCCAACGCAACGATTTAATTATTGTGGCAGCCCGTCCTTCAGTTGGTAAAACAGCCTTTGCCCTAAACGTAGCCCAAAGTGTTGCTGTAAAGGCCCGTGAAAATGTAGCCATTTTCTCACTTGAGATGGGCGCGGATCAGCTTGTCATGCGTATGTTATGTGCAGAGGGGAATATTGATGCACAACGTTTGCGTACAGGGGCTTTAGAGACAGAGGACTGGAGCAAGCTGACGATGGCAATGGGAAGTTTATCAAATTCCGGGATTTATATCGATGACTCTCCTGGCGTCCGCATGACGGATATACGTGCAAAATGCCGTCGATTGGCTAAGGAAAGCGGTTTGGGAATGATCTTAATCGATTACTTGCAGCTTATTTTAGGCAGCGGTAAGCCAGGGGAAAACCGTCAGCAGGAAGTATCGGAAATTTCCCGTTCTTTAAAAGGCTTAGCGCGTGAATTAAAAGTACCTGTAATAGCCTTGTCACAGCTGTCTCGTGGTGTAGAGCAGCGTCAAGATAAACGACCGATGATGAGTGACTTGCGTGAATCCGGTTCAATCGAGCAGGATGCCGATATTGTAGCCTTCTTATACCGTGATGACTACTATGATAAAGAATCGGAAAGTAAAGATATTATCGAAATCATTATTGCGAAACAGCGTAACGGTCCAACAGGAACTGTAAGTTTGGCATTCCGTAAAGAATATAATAAGTTCCTGAACTTAGAATTTACCCCTCCTCCACGAGAGGAATGA
- the rplI gene encoding 50S ribosomal protein L9 has product MKVVFLKDVKGKGKKGEIKEVAEGYARNFLIKNGYAKEANNQAISELQGQKRLEEKNAAAELQAAKDLKEQLEAITVEVKAKSGEGGRLFGSVSTKQIADALQKKHGFKVDKRKMDCNDGLRSLGFANVPVKLHQDVKATLKVHVIEE; this is encoded by the coding sequence ATGAAAGTAGTATTTTTAAAAGACGTAAAAGGTAAAGGCAAAAAAGGTGAAATCAAAGAAGTGGCAGAAGGTTATGCACGCAACTTTTTAATTAAAAACGGTTATGCAAAAGAAGCCAATAACCAGGCAATCAGCGAACTGCAAGGTCAAAAGCGTTTAGAAGAAAAAAATGCGGCAGCAGAGTTGCAGGCAGCGAAAGATTTAAAAGAGCAATTAGAAGCAATTACAGTAGAAGTAAAAGCGAAATCAGGTGAAGGTGGTCGCCTATTTGGTTCAGTTTCTACAAAGCAAATTGCAGATGCATTACAAAAGAAACATGGTTTTAAAGTAGATAAACGTAAAATGGATTGTAATGACGGACTTCGTTCATTAGGTTTTGCCAATGTACCAGTGAAATTACATCAAGATGTAAAGGCTACTTTAAAGGTACATGTAATTGAAGAATAA
- a CDS encoding DHH family phosphoesterase, translating to MGVFRKRPIRYPLLVLFLLGAVAAILIMMWNVWVGIAFIAIYSAAAYYTVKVELLTYVETEKHIQALSYRMEDVGKEAFLEMPFGILLMNDEMTVEWANPFMLRVLQQESLVGYEMEMISEELPLLVNQDQKNETVIAINDRKYHIYYKEEEKLFYFFDITKQAQIEKQYMADRTVLAILFIDNYDELTSGMDDQARSVTNTMMTSIINEWAANYDIFVKRIASDRYMAVLNESILSELEQKRFSILDVIRERTLMQKNLSLTLSIGIGAGSQSLVELGQLAQSGLDLVLGRGGDQVAIKQSNGKIRFYGGKTNPVEKRTRVRARVISHALSDLIQDSDRVFVMGHKNPDMDSIGASVGVRKMVAMNGIEGFVVVNFDEVRGSVDRLMTELEQKTDFYDRFITPDEALSKITPKSLVVIVDTHKPSMVIDSRILSKTDKVVVIDHHRRGEEFINNPTLVYMEPYASSTAELITELLEYQPQNEKLLPLEATALLSGIIVDTKSFTLRTGARTFEAASYLRTFGADTVLIQRLLKEDVETYVARSKIIQTVEFPFAGIAVAHGEDSKVYDSVLIAQTADILLTMKDVGASFVIAHRNDGLIGISARSLGEVNVQLVMEKLGGGGHLTNAATQMEAQTIDEVKKYLYEAINEVVEGSNES from the coding sequence ATGGGGGTTTTTCGTAAAAGACCAATTCGATATCCACTATTAGTATTGTTTTTACTTGGTGCAGTAGCAGCTATCCTTATTATGATGTGGAATGTATGGGTGGGAATAGCCTTTATAGCTATTTATTCAGCAGCAGCTTACTACACGGTAAAAGTTGAATTATTAACATATGTAGAAACCGAAAAGCATATACAAGCACTTTCCTACCGGATGGAGGATGTCGGAAAAGAGGCATTCCTGGAAATGCCATTCGGAATCCTGTTAATGAATGATGAAATGACGGTGGAATGGGCAAATCCGTTTATGCTCCGCGTCCTGCAGCAAGAATCGCTGGTCGGATATGAAATGGAAATGATTTCAGAAGAGCTGCCTCTACTTGTTAATCAAGACCAAAAAAATGAAACGGTCATTGCCATCAATGATCGGAAATATCATATTTATTATAAAGAAGAAGAGAAACTTTTCTATTTCTTTGATATTACAAAGCAAGCGCAGATTGAAAAGCAATATATGGCGGACCGTACAGTACTCGCTATTCTATTTATCGATAACTATGATGAGCTTACTTCGGGCATGGATGATCAGGCACGAAGCGTCACCAATACGATGATGACATCGATTATAAATGAATGGGCGGCAAATTATGATATTTTTGTTAAAAGAATCGCATCGGACCGTTACATGGCTGTGTTAAATGAATCGATTTTATCGGAACTTGAGCAGAAGCGTTTTTCAATTTTAGATGTAATTCGTGAACGAACACTGATGCAGAAAAATTTATCATTAACATTAAGTATCGGTATTGGAGCAGGATCTCAATCTCTTGTGGAGCTTGGGCAATTAGCACAATCCGGACTTGATCTGGTTCTGGGCCGTGGCGGTGACCAAGTTGCCATTAAGCAGTCCAATGGTAAGATTCGCTTTTATGGCGGTAAAACAAACCCTGTTGAAAAGCGCACAAGAGTACGTGCCCGTGTAATCTCGCATGCACTGAGTGATTTAATTCAGGATAGTGACCGCGTTTTCGTAATGGGTCATAAAAATCCCGATATGGATTCAATAGGAGCATCTGTCGGTGTACGTAAAATGGTTGCGATGAACGGTATTGAAGGATTTGTCGTAGTCAATTTTGATGAAGTACGCGGGAGTGTAGACCGGTTAATGACCGAACTGGAGCAAAAAACCGATTTTTACGATCGCTTTATTACACCGGACGAAGCTTTATCGAAAATCACTCCAAAATCACTTGTAGTTATTGTCGATACACATAAGCCGAGTATGGTAATTGATAGTCGAATACTAAGCAAAACGGATAAGGTTGTTGTTATCGACCATCACCGTCGTGGTGAAGAGTTTATCAATAATCCTACTTTAGTATATATGGAGCCGTATGCATCCTCTACAGCAGAACTTATTACGGAGCTGCTGGAATACCAGCCTCAAAATGAAAAGTTATTGCCGCTTGAAGCGACAGCATTATTATCTGGTATTATAGTGGATACAAAAAGCTTTACATTAAGAACAGGTGCGCGTACATTTGAAGCCGCTTCATATTTACGTACATTTGGTGCTGATACGGTGCTGATTCAACGTCTTTTAAAAGAAGATGTAGAAACATATGTCGCCCGTTCGAAAATTATTCAAACTGTTGAATTTCCGTTTGCAGGAATTGCGGTTGCACATGGTGAAGATTCAAAAGTATATGATTCAGTATTAATCGCACAAACAGCAGACATTTTATTAACAATGAAGGATGTCGGTGCCTCATTTGTCATTGCCCATCGCAATGATGGACTAATCGGTATTAGTGCACGTTCTTTAGGAGAAGTGAATGTCCAGCTTGTCATGGAAAAGCTTGGCGGTGGAGGCCATTTAACAAATGCCGCTACCCAGATGGAAGCACAAACCATTGATGAAGTGAAAAAATATTTATATGAAGCAATTAATGAAGTAGTCGAAGGGAGTAATGAATCATGA
- a CDS encoding YybS family protein, which yields MQNNQSRKLAHGAMMIALFTVLMAIVFYIPLANIIAAIIAPLPMIWYSANYNRKSSLLVAVIAVFVTFFIGGLLLLPASLIFAAAGVAIGDAIFHKKSKVFMFISTSLVLLITFAIQYLISLRLFEVDFIRDSLALMKTSYMESIKMTESLTGQPVPKETMELANTMLNTLEMTIPASITFAMLFLTFIIITVNLPILKRLKVDVPKFAKFSELRLPRSVLWYYLIVLSVNLFVRPEADSTLAIIMLNISMVLWVLLTIQGVSFIHFVIDSFGYPKFIKVLSTILAIPLYSFVILVGIVDLGFNARNYIREKSQK from the coding sequence ATGCAAAATAATCAATCAAGAAAGCTGGCACATGGTGCAATGATGATTGCGCTGTTCACTGTGCTGATGGCAATCGTATTTTATATTCCTTTGGCGAATATTATCGCGGCGATTATTGCTCCATTACCGATGATTTGGTATAGCGCAAACTATAATCGGAAGTCATCGCTTTTAGTCGCAGTAATTGCTGTATTTGTTACTTTTTTTATTGGTGGACTGCTATTACTGCCTGCGTCATTAATCTTTGCGGCAGCAGGTGTAGCGATAGGGGATGCTATTTTTCATAAAAAAAGTAAAGTATTTATGTTTATCTCAACGAGTCTTGTCCTGCTGATCACATTTGCGATTCAGTATTTAATTTCATTGCGTTTGTTTGAGGTAGATTTTATTCGGGATTCCCTTGCGCTCATGAAGACAAGCTATATGGAATCGATTAAAATGACGGAGAGTCTGACTGGACAACCTGTGCCCAAAGAAACAATGGAACTGGCGAATACAATGTTAAATACGTTGGAAATGACAATACCGGCTTCCATTACGTTTGCCATGTTGTTTTTAACATTTATTATTATTACTGTTAATTTACCGATTTTAAAACGCTTAAAAGTAGACGTACCGAAGTTTGCGAAGTTCAGTGAATTACGTTTACCGCGATCGGTGTTATGGTATTACTTGATCGTTTTATCAGTGAATTTATTCGTTCGTCCAGAGGCCGATTCTACATTGGCTATTATTATGCTAAATATTTCAATGGTATTATGGGTATTATTAACAATACAAGGTGTTTCATTTATACATTTTGTCATTGATTCGTTTGGCTATCCGAAGTTTATAAAAGTTTTGAGTACAATTTTAGCGATACCTCTTTATTCATTTGTTATTTTAGTAGGTATTGTTGATTTAGGCTTTAATGCACGTAATTACATTCGAGAAAAGAGTCAGAAATGA